Genomic DNA from Penaeus monodon isolate SGIC_2016 chromosome 4, NSTDA_Pmon_1, whole genome shotgun sequence:
ggtcaacaaacatgaatttcATTCGTGagttaagtaattattttttccGGTTATTagaagatttatattgtttcaactgcaacgaatttaacgaattgtgattttatctttatcatgaatagcaataatatccatttatttcccttctgcagaaacggtcaccttaggatgctgtgggaaggacgtcactggaagatcgccagaagcctgcgtTCCAGGATGTCCATAGGGTAGGTACTAAGCGCCGCCCCACCTATCGTAAGGAAGGGCGCCGGAAAaacatgagaggaaaaaaaataattttcccttaaacttttttcaattaaacaataaatttcccccaacccattatttttatttttttaaaaaaaaaacccttttttttttttttccccgggggttgaaaaaaattcccctttttccctttatatttttttgggggggggggggggggggggggggggggtaagccgTTTAAAAAAAACTAGAACCTTTCCTTGGagccctattttttttccttccttttttttaaaagttttaaaaagatttttttaaaaaaaaaattttaaataacattcaaaattttcctttaccTTTCAATAAATTTCCCcaattgtttttaatttcaacaaaagttttcttgttttttgtttttttttttggtttttaaaatttattttgtttcccccaaattttaaaaagaaattattttaaatttttattaatttaaatttttaatttttattttttttcccttcggggCAGAAAACTAAAtttgggggaggtgggaaggccCCGTCCCCTTTTTTCGCCAGAAGCCATGGGGTTTCCCAAAGGAGGTCAAGGGTTTCCCCaaagaaaaggggcccctttCTGTTTGGAAAAGGGCGTTGCCTCCGGGCGGCCAAACCCAGCAAACCAGGAACATTGCCAGGcccctttacctttcccccggggttttggtgGGCGCCCGGTTTCCCCGGACCCCCCACCTCCAGAAATTTTCCGGATTCGCAGGGAAAGGTATCCCGGCCCCTTTTggagatttaaaatttttccccctttttccccagaacGGTTTTTAAgccgggtttttaaattttggggggaaaggactTTTAACAATTTTCGCCCAAAACATTTCCGGAGGACCCTTATGGGAAAACGTTggggaacgggggaaaaaacCTGGTTTGGTTTATATTGCAATGACACAAGGGAATTTTTAAGgaacaaaatttccccccggaaAGGTCAAGGGGGGACCTGTGGGAAATTTTGGGAAGGACGGGGCCCGGGTTTAAGGACCCGGGATTGGATTTCCCAAGGGCCCCCGGGGAGGGAaaccggggaaaggaaaaaaagccacGGGGacctccccccaaaaggggggaacgCCCCCTTGAACCCCAATACCAGCAACCCCAGGACTCGGGTAACCCCCCTTGGGGCCCAAAACCCCTAAGGCCCTAAAGTTAGAAAAGGGGCCTAGAGGGGCCGGGCAATTTagcttgtacaaaaaaaaaaacccccccccccccttttttgggcccccctgggTTAACTGGCCTGGTCGGGGTTAAAGAAAACCCAAATaaaggcggggggggaaaaagagggcaaATTTAACGGGGCCCTTggcgggggaaaccccccaaaggggcccccaaaaaggggccccgacGGATGGGGTGGCCAAGTTCCCCCCAAAAGGgcaagggccccggggggaacagtaaacccccttcacccctccccttggGGCCAATCCCCCTCGTGGGCCCTCGTGGTtgtccaaaaaacaaacaaaattacaaattttttaaacccattgaAATAGGGTTTTTCCACAGGGTTTCATTTAAAACCTTTAAttacaaaatcattttatttttgcccccctttttggcccccccattattttttgggtacccctttccccccaaatcaTTGGGGAAAGTGCCCCCCTAAGTTTCCCCAAACCTCCGTTTGgtgtttttcccccttaattgGAAAAAAccttagaattttaaaaaaaattttaccatcaCCTTTGGAAAAATTTACCCCATCAGGGAAATTATtactttaacttttaaaaattttaccattaTATCAAaagcctccctcttccctttgtttttaattgttcaaattctttttttttattgttttctaaatCAAAatggcaaattttaaaaaaaaatttttgatccccttagaaaaaaaaatacccctttggttatttcaaaaaaaatttgggttttttaaaaaaaaaatcttttttccctttttttatttgtttttaccttcttttttatttttttaaatttctgaaaaTTTGGTTTGTAtccttgttggggttttttggttttgttttttgtgtggtggttttttcttgtttttgtgttggtttgttttttccaataaatatttatttttttatttttttttgtgtgtgtggtgtgtgtgtgtgtgtgtggtgggggttgtgtgtggggtgtgtgggggtgtgtgtggggtggggtggtaataaatatatatatgaaaaaaaaatttttttttttggggtgttgtgttgtttgtgtttttgtgtgtggggtgtttggggtttttttttttgaaaccaacaaaaaatattattttatttttttttttttttatatattataataaaattttatattttataaaacacaacacacacaccccaaaaacacacattttaaaatatatattatataatatatatataaatattatatatatatattaaaaatatgaatataataatatatattttattatattaatatataaataaaatatatatatatatatataatatccctttttatatatatattaatatattataaatattatttttttatttttatatatcttttttatttttatttttattttttattttaattttatatttttattttattcataatatatatatatatatatatttattttatttatatatatattttataaaattatattttttatattttttaatttttattttatatgtgtttgtgttatataaaatttttaatatgttaaaattattaatatatatatttttattattattatatttatataaaataagttgtttttatatttttttttaaaacatgctACAATATAGTgtagggtgtgtgttggggtgcgtgtggtgtgtgtggtggggtgtgtgtgtgtttgtgtgtgtgtgtgtgtgtttgtggggttttggtgtttggtgtgtgtgtgtgtttttgtggtgtgggtttgtgtggggttttgtgtgttttggtgtgcccaaaataaagaaaaaatctcataaaaaacaatttttttatatataaattatcccatatatatatatatatatatatattttaaaaatatttatatatacaacaaaatccCCAtgcattttttgcatatatattttataattatttatatatatatatatcttatatatattattattatattttatatataaattttatatatatattttaacatgcgaaaacgtttttttaaaagggattttgtgGGTATTGtaaaacctatattatatatgcatatcaattatcccatttaatatatatatatatatatatattatataatatttaaaattttattatatattttatatacaatatatatgtattattttttattttaaaacacatatttataaaattcataaaatgagttataaaaaatagatatatatgataaaattgataCATACCCCTAGTAGTGTTATTccctatgtgtgttgtgtgtgtttgtgtgggggttgggtgtatgaaatgtgtgttttgtgtgtatatatatatatatattttatattatataaaaatatatataaaatatataaaatttgtatatatatattatattttatatatatatacactatatattatattttttttccaaaagcccTTCTTCCACTCCCAAActttaggcctctctcaattcactactgagaggttattttagGCATTTGCCATCCTTCCCTGATTGGTTTcccccttcctaataaacccggggggttttgtgCCAGGggcggggggtttccccaaacgaAAACCTTCGTTTGATTTTCTCGAGCCACCCAGTAAAAACCAGGTATTTTTACGACGATTTTCCGGGGAAATTGAACTCAGGCCCCACGAGGGTCGGATTTCCAGTTTTCAaacccactggaccatcgcggcagtatatatataaaatatattataatatatatatatttttattattatatatatatatatatttatatatatttatttatttatttatttttttattttttttttaaatatatttttatatattatatattattatattatattataatatataatataacataccataatatgtgtgtgtgtgtgtgtgtgtatgggggttatAAAAAAGGCACGATTTCGGGttgccattttaccaatagaccacgggGGCTTTTTTACCACATAGCCAAAAAccccaatttagaaccatcaaacCAGCGGGGGACGTTTGATGACGATTTTTTTCCCGGCCTGTCTACCTTCATTCGGCCCAAACTCTCTCCGAGCGCAGATCGCCTCACGCACCACTCCCTTCCCGGGGTTGGGGGGCCCGGAAAAACGACCCTTCGCTCAGTTTTCCCCAGGACATCGCCTCGTGGGTTCCCCCCTCTTTGGGTTTTACGctttagtaataaagagtcaaaccgTCTTTCTACAAACACTACCCCCGGGGGGGGTAGCAATTTTAAAAGGGTTCTACCCGGAaaaagtgtggggtgtgtttttttccatttatctatctataatcttttACATTTCATCCCATCccatttttttgttgtattccccttgttttttttctcctcttctctcggggtctctctctcctctctctctctctctctctctctctctctctctttttccccctctctttctctctctctctttctctctctctccttcttgctctctctctcccctctctcccctctcttctctccttctctctcctcttctctctcttctcctgctatcactatctatccatcttcatctatctccttttttatctatcccatattaaaattttttttgtctcccgctctctcccctatatatttttattatatgtatatatatatatatattatattatatattaaaaatatataaaatattatatatttatatatattttacatatattttaatattatattaaaatattttattttaccttatatattttatatatatatatatatatatattattttatatatattaggggtaaaatgatagatagatagataggcagggagataaataattttatttgtttttgtcctatttttatttttcactatatatacatatataataatgtgtgtatatttttttcatacgcacgcgcgcacacacacaaaaccccacacaccacacacacacaccccacacacacacacacacacacacacacaccccacacacacaccccacaccccacacaaatttcAATTccacctttatctctctctctctctctctctcctctctctctctctctcccctctctctctctctctctctccctcttctctctctctctctctctctcgcttttatcccatctatctttctcacctttctcccaGGGGTGTAATATATTAGTAGTcgaatttgtaattttatttttttcatctttaatatcccccattgtcatcatttttatcacctcTCTGAAAAGAAACAGCAAATCGGGGGCCTTCCTTCCCTCGTGAAATATCCCCGCTGCAAACCCCTCCTTCAcgtaggggttaaaaaaaagatctAGTGGCAATTTCCCATTCCCTTATCGTCCCAAAAACTGCAGAAACAgggaaaactaaaaactaaactcGCCCCGACGTTGTATCGCCGGGGTAAAAGAAGCATCAGTTATTTATTGTCTTAATAAACCGTTATGGGGTCTTTGCACTGAGCTTTTCCTTGGAGAAAGGGCCTTGCACAACGGCTTCTGAACGGCGGCTGAAGGAGCATCTGTTGTACTTTATGCTGGCTATTTCATGTATTCGTATGTCCTGTGATAACGTTGGAAATAATTACGAATGCATCCATGTGTATGTCCGCGTGTTCATGGCTCCGATGGTGACGCTGctgttatcagtatcaatacCGATTTGAACAAGGATAATACAGTTGTTATGATGTTTAGTGCAAATGATACTAGTATCGATGCACtctcatatatacaaacacaaacgcacacacacacacacaca
This window encodes:
- the LOC119572514 gene encoding basic salivary proline-rich protein 3-like is translated as MGFPKGGQGFPQRKGAPFCLEKGVASGRPNPANQEHCQAPLPFPRGFGGRPVSPDPPPPEIFRIRRERSRGDLWEILGRTGPGFKDPGLDFPRAPGEGNRGKEKKPRGPPPKRGERPLEPQYQQPQDSGNPPWGPKPLRP